A stretch of Gemmobacter fulvus DNA encodes these proteins:
- a CDS encoding HAD family hydrolase — translation MTLLRGVIFDLDGVIADTVPAHFAAWKQMFAEEGYAFDERVYHDRVDGRRRFDGAQAVMVDATPDRVSAAASRKDAYFLKQIEQGQFEVFADTLNFLRACRAEGLVLATASSSRNARLVLEKAGIADKFAAIVGGDDVSNGKPHPDIFLLAAKRLGLPPEACVVIEDAISGVAAAKAGGFLCIGIDRTGQTERLAGADLIVESLSRLKLCDIEQLMGK, via the coding sequence GTGACTCTGCTGAGAGGTGTTATCTTTGATCTGGACGGCGTGATTGCCGATACCGTGCCCGCCCATTTCGCCGCGTGGAAGCAGATGTTCGCGGAAGAGGGCTATGCCTTTGACGAACGGGTCTATCATGACAGGGTGGACGGGCGCCGCAGGTTCGACGGGGCGCAGGCGGTGATGGTGGATGCCACGCCCGACCGGGTCAGTGCAGCCGCTTCACGCAAGGATGCGTATTTCCTCAAGCAGATCGAGCAGGGACAGTTCGAGGTCTTTGCCGACACGCTCAATTTCCTGCGTGCCTGCCGCGCCGAGGGGCTGGTGCTGGCAACCGCCTCCAGCAGCCGAAACGCGCGTCTCGTGCTGGAAAAGGCCGGGATCGCCGACAAGTTCGCCGCCATCGTCGGGGGCGATGATGTGTCAAACGGGAAACCGCATCCCGACATCTTCCTGCTGGCCGCAAAGCGGCTGGGGCTGCCGCCGGAGGCCTGCGTGGTGATTGAGGACGCGATCTCCGGGGTTGCCGCCGCCAAGGCCGGGGGCTTCCTCTGCATCGGGATCGACCGCACGGGGCAGACCGAACGCCTTGCGGGGGCTGACCTGATCGTCGAGAGCCTTTCGCGACTGAAGCTCTGTGATATTGAGCAACTCATGGGGAAATGA